Part of the Virgibacillus necropolis genome, AGCAAAAAATAACTTTTACTAAATAACCTGCACCGTTTTTCCGCTTTTCATTTTTATGATACGATTACCAACCTTTGTCGCTTCATCATAGTTATGTGTCACCATAATAATTGGGATATTCCAAGTGTTATGTAGGCGAATTAATTCATCCTGACATTCGATACGTGTTTTTTCATCTAATGAAGAAAAAGGCTCATCTAGTAATAGTGCATCTGGTTTCATTGCCAGTGCTCGAATAAGTGCAACCCGCTGTTTCTCTCCTCCAGAAATTTGTCTTGGGTAACTATCCATTAGCGATCTAATCCCAACGACATCAACTAGATTTTCAAC contains:
- a CDS encoding sulfate/molybdate ABC transporter ATP-binding protein, with the protein product MLTVDITKRLKNFSLNIQFNVGNEIVVLFGPSGSGKTTLLNCIAGLARPDSGAIKLNDRFLYQNEKPMSVQKRNIGYLFQEYALFPHMTVEKNIRYGMKDAALVENLVDVVGIRSLMDSYPRQISGGEKQRVALIRALAMKPDALLLDEPFSSLDEKTRIECQDELIRLHNTWNIPIIMVTHNYDEATKVGNRIIKMKSGKTVQVI